The following coding sequences lie in one Cyanobacterium sp. Dongsha4 genomic window:
- a CDS encoding glycosyltransferase family A protein yields MSEFESKIVLISPVRNEEHYLEKTIESVANQKLTPKEWLIVDDGSTDKTSEILQKAAEKYSWIHVITKPDRGKRSVGPGVVEAFYYGYERLKTKDYDFIGKLDGDLEFKPEYFSSLLAYFREDPHLGSASGKSYLLEDGKLTLERMADEMVAGQINFYRRQCFEDIGGLVREVHWDGIAFHRARMKGWRTRSINDPNLMFIHQRLMGSSEKGIIEGRLRWGKGQYFMGTHPLYIFAIGLYRMWEKPYVIGGILIVVGYFKAMLDKMPRYEDPEFRRSLHAWQMARLGLGKTLETIELLQNNKKNV; encoded by the coding sequence ATGAGTGAGTTTGAATCGAAAATAGTATTAATTTCTCCTGTACGTAATGAGGAACACTATCTGGAAAAAACAATCGAATCCGTTGCAAATCAAAAATTAACCCCCAAAGAATGGCTAATCGTCGATGATGGTTCAACGGATAAAACTTCAGAAATCTTACAAAAAGCCGCTGAAAAATATTCATGGATCCACGTTATTACAAAACCAGATCGAGGTAAACGTTCTGTAGGACCAGGTGTTGTAGAAGCCTTTTACTATGGTTATGAAAGATTAAAAACAAAAGATTATGATTTTATTGGCAAGTTAGATGGAGATTTAGAGTTTAAACCAGAGTATTTTTCCAGTTTATTAGCATATTTTCGAGAAGATCCCCATTTAGGCTCTGCTAGTGGAAAATCATACTTATTAGAAGATGGTAAACTTACTTTAGAAAGAATGGCAGACGAGATGGTAGCCGGACAAATTAATTTCTATCGTCGTCAATGTTTTGAAGATATTGGGGGGTTAGTAAGAGAAGTTCACTGGGATGGCATTGCTTTTCATCGGGCGAGAATGAAGGGATGGCGAACTCGTAGTATTAATGATCCGAATTTAATGTTTATCCATCAACGGTTAATGGGTTCATCTGAAAAAGGGATTATTGAAGGAAGATTAAGATGGGGAAAAGGACAATATTTTATGGGTACACACCCTTTGTATATATTCGCCATTGGTTTATACCGAATGTGGGAAAAACCTTATGTCATTGGTGGGATTTTAATTGTTGTGGGATACTTTAAAGCAATGTTGGATAAAATGCCTCGTTATGAAGATCCTGAATTTCGTAGATCTCTCCACGCATGGCAAATGGCAAGATTGGGATTAGGAAAAACCTTAGAAACAATAGAGTTGTTGCAAAATAACAAAAAAAACGTCTGA
- a CDS encoding YeeE/YedE family protein: MTIASSWIYGLMGGILIGVSASILLAFNGRIAGISGMINGVLEFSPTQRWRWYFLGGMIAGGFIYEYILPLPSTPASGVAVIPMILGGLLVGWGTRMGNGCTSGHGVCGLGRLSMRSLVSVISFLASGMITVYITRHLIN, translated from the coding sequence ATGACGATCGCATCTAGTTGGATTTATGGATTAATGGGGGGTATTCTCATTGGAGTAAGTGCCAGTATTTTACTCGCATTTAATGGGCGTATTGCAGGAATTAGTGGCATGATTAACGGAGTATTGGAATTTTCGCCGACTCAACGATGGCGTTGGTATTTTTTAGGGGGAATGATTGCAGGGGGATTTATTTATGAGTATATTTTACCTCTTCCCTCCACTCCTGCTTCTGGTGTCGCTGTTATTCCCATGATTTTAGGCGGTTTATTAGTTGGTTGGGGGACAAGAATGGGGAATGGTTGTACTAGCGGTCATGGTGTTTGTGGTTTAGGTAGGTTATCGATGCGATCGCTTGTATCAGTTATTAGTTTTTTGGCATCAGGAATGATAACTGTTTATATCACTAGACATTTAATCAATTAG
- a CDS encoding iron uptake porin has protein sequence MSKKNIYCLATVLSVLATPAIAQETLYSFNEADSMAQINSVSQLRDVSPTDWAFEALRSLVERYGCIVGYPDRTYRGNRALSRYEFAAGLNACMQQMERLIAQSESVLKEDIETLKRLMGEFETELAALGTRVDNLEGRVAFLEDHQFSTTTKLGGEVAFTLAQAFGDKVTNPNTGISDDLDTQTVLTTRVRLQLTTSFTGKDMLLTRLTAGNLGPSFARQTFTDEGRFAYDGQLNNDVTIDRLHYYFPVNNNLRMFVMASLGGHHFYADTFNPGLEAGGGANGALSRFAERNPLYRLGLGGQGVGFRYKLGTNFELSAGYLARGGNDPSEGRGLFNGNYSAMGQLVYKPTDRIKFGFSYLNGYDPNGVGSAFSFGGTGTRFANLQLTGLGVPNRPISSNSYGLQGQFDITPNFSLRAWGGYTSAKLIGLGEGEIWNYALALAFPDLGKEGSMGAIIVGAEPYLGGLDVPQNPRLVNDTPLHVEVSYKYPLTDNITLTPGLIVLAAPNQNSGRNDPIYIGTIRTTFTF, from the coding sequence ATGTCGAAAAAAAATATTTATTGCCTAGCCACCGTTTTAAGTGTCTTAGCAACCCCTGCTATCGCCCAAGAAACTCTATATAGTTTCAATGAAGCAGATTCCATGGCACAAATTAATTCTGTGTCGCAATTAAGAGATGTTTCTCCCACTGATTGGGCATTTGAAGCCTTAAGAAGTTTGGTTGAGCGTTATGGTTGTATTGTCGGCTATCCCGATCGCACCTATCGAGGAAATAGGGCTTTAAGTAGATACGAATTTGCCGCAGGTTTAAACGCTTGTATGCAACAGATGGAAAGACTTATTGCCCAAAGTGAAAGCGTCTTAAAAGAAGATATAGAAACCCTCAAACGCCTGATGGGAGAATTTGAAACAGAATTAGCCGCCCTCGGTACAAGAGTTGACAACCTCGAAGGCAGAGTAGCATTTTTAGAAGATCATCAATTTTCTACCACCACCAAACTAGGGGGGGAAGTTGCTTTTACCCTTGCTCAAGCCTTTGGGGACAAAGTTACTAATCCAAATACTGGTATTAGCGACGATTTAGACACTCAGACTGTTTTAACTACTAGGGTAAGACTTCAGTTAACCACCAGTTTTACAGGTAAAGATATGTTACTCACTCGTTTGACGGCGGGTAATTTAGGACCATCTTTTGCACGTCAAACCTTTACCGATGAAGGGCGTTTTGCTTATGATGGACAGTTAAACAATGATGTTACAATTGATCGTCTTCATTACTACTTTCCCGTTAACAACAATCTCAGAATGTTTGTTATGGCAAGTTTAGGAGGACATCACTTCTATGCAGACACCTTTAACCCCGGTTTAGAAGCAGGAGGAGGAGCAAATGGTGCATTATCTCGATTCGCAGAAAGAAACCCCTTATATCGTCTTGGTTTAGGTGGTCAAGGGGTAGGTTTCCGATACAAACTAGGCACAAATTTTGAACTATCCGCAGGTTATTTGGCAAGAGGAGGAAATGACCCTTCTGAGGGGCGAGGCTTATTCAATGGTAATTACTCCGCCATGGGACAATTAGTCTATAAACCTACTGACAGAATTAAATTTGGTTTTAGCTATTTAAACGGTTATGATCCTAACGGAGTCGGTTCTGCATTTTCCTTTGGCGGTACGGGTACAAGATTTGCAAACTTACAATTAACAGGTTTAGGAGTTCCTAACCGTCCAATTTCTAGCAATTCCTATGGCTTACAAGGTCAATTTGATATTACTCCTAATTTCAGTCTTCGAGCTTGGGGGGGCTATACTTCTGCTAAACTAATCGGCTTAGGTGAAGGAGAAATTTGGAACTATGCCCTTGCTTTAGCCTTTCCAGACTTAGGAAAAGAAGGAAGCATGGGAGCGATTATTGTTGGTGCTGAACCCTATTTAGGAGGTTTAGATGTGCCTCAAAATCCTCGTTTAGTCAACGATACTCCCTTACACGTAGAGGTTTCTTACAAATATCCCCTAACGGATAATATTACATTAACCCCGGGCTTAATCGTTTTGGCCGCACCTAATCAAAATAGTGGCAGAAATGATCCCATCTATATAGGTACTATCAGAACAACCTTTACCTTTTAA
- the clpB gene encoding ATP-dependent chaperone ClpB, giving the protein MQPTDPNKFTEIAWDAIVRSQEICKELKNQNLEVEHLLLALLAEDTIAVQIFQKANVEINRLQKQLQTFATRQPRMYSVDQLYLGRSLDLMLDRAENCRISWQDEYIGVSHLLVAFADDQRIGKKTLRSFNLDPQDFEQKVRDFKVKIEKMEAETEEKTEKTESEPSLTKFGRDLTEEARAGKLDPVIGRDEEVRRVIQVLSRRSKNNPVLIGEPGVGKTAIAEGLAQRIVNGDVPDSLKDRQLISLDMGSLIAGAKYRGQFEERLRGVLKEVINSDGQIILFIDELHTVVGAGSREGGAMDAGNLLKPMLARGELRCIGASTLDEYRKHIEKDPALERRFQQVYIKQPSVEDTISILRGLKERYEVHHGVKINDSALVAAATLSHRYITGRFLPDKAIDLVDEAAAKLKMEITSKPVELENLDRRLMQLEMEKLSLSGEEKTDKATLESLDRISKEIEELKEKQRELSSQWQIEKEFLDEINALKEEEEELRLQVEQAERAYDLNTAAQLKYGKLETLQQDIEAKEAKLIEIQSQDNAMLREDVTEADIAEIVAGWTGIPLNRLLETERQKLLELESHLHERVIGQTEAVSIVSAAIRRARAGMKDPNRPIGSFLFMGPTGVGKTELARALAGFLFDSEDAMVRIDMSEYMEKHAVSRLIGAPPGYVGYEEGGQLSEAIRRRPYSVVLLDEVEKAHRDVFNILLQVLDDGRITDSQGRLVDFRNTIIVMTSNIGSEYILKLAGDDNNYEPMKDKVLVALRKHFRPEFLNRIDDLIIFHGLKKEELRHIVTLQLKRLENLLSEQRIAIELTPEAQDYIVNVGYDPIYGARPLKRAIQRELENPLATKILEMTFTEGDTVLVSFEKDHLVFSKKEEKSNE; this is encoded by the coding sequence ATGCAGCCAACTGATCCAAATAAGTTTACTGAAATTGCTTGGGATGCGATCGTGCGATCGCAGGAGATTTGTAAGGAGTTAAAAAACCAGAATTTGGAAGTAGAACATTTGCTCCTTGCCTTACTAGCAGAAGATACCATCGCTGTACAAATATTCCAAAAGGCGAATGTGGAAATTAATAGGTTGCAAAAACAATTACAAACCTTTGCCACCCGTCAACCGAGAATGTATAGCGTGGATCAGTTATACTTAGGTCGTAGTTTGGATTTAATGCTCGATCGCGCCGAGAATTGTCGGATTAGTTGGCAGGATGAATATATCGGTGTTTCTCACTTATTGGTTGCCTTTGCAGATGATCAAAGAATCGGTAAAAAAACCTTACGCAGTTTCAACCTCGATCCCCAAGACTTTGAACAGAAAGTAAGAGATTTCAAAGTTAAAATCGAGAAAATGGAAGCAGAAACGGAAGAAAAGACCGAAAAAACCGAATCTGAACCATCTTTAACTAAATTTGGACGAGATTTGACGGAAGAAGCCAGAGCAGGAAAACTTGATCCCGTTATCGGTAGGGATGAAGAAGTGCGTAGAGTCATTCAAGTATTGTCCAGACGTTCCAAAAATAACCCTGTCTTGATTGGTGAACCGGGGGTGGGAAAAACTGCGATCGCCGAGGGGTTAGCCCAAAGAATCGTTAACGGTGATGTACCAGATTCCCTCAAAGATAGACAACTAATTTCCCTTGATATGGGTAGTTTAATCGCAGGGGCGAAATATCGGGGACAATTTGAAGAAAGATTGAGGGGTGTGTTAAAAGAAGTCATCAACTCCGATGGACAAATTATTTTATTTATCGATGAATTACACACCGTAGTCGGTGCAGGTTCACGGGAAGGAGGAGCGATGGATGCTGGAAACCTCCTCAAACCCATGTTAGCAAGGGGAGAATTGCGTTGTATTGGGGCGAGTACCCTTGATGAGTATAGGAAACACATCGAAAAAGATCCAGCCCTTGAAAGGCGTTTTCAGCAAGTTTATATCAAGCAACCTAGTGTTGAGGATACCATCTCTATTTTAAGGGGTTTAAAAGAGCGTTACGAAGTCCATCACGGGGTGAAAATCAACGATTCTGCTTTGGTGGCGGCGGCAACTTTATCCCATCGTTATATAACAGGGCGTTTTTTACCTGATAAAGCCATTGATTTAGTGGATGAGGCGGCGGCTAAATTAAAGATGGAAATTACCTCTAAACCCGTTGAATTGGAAAACCTCGATCGCCGTTTGATGCAGTTAGAGATGGAAAAACTGTCTTTATCTGGAGAGGAGAAAACCGATAAAGCTACCCTTGAAAGCCTCGATCGCATTTCCAAAGAAATAGAGGAATTGAAGGAGAAACAGAGGGAATTGTCATCTCAATGGCAAATCGAGAAAGAATTTTTAGACGAAATTAACGCCCTCAAAGAAGAAGAAGAAGAATTGCGTTTGCAAGTAGAACAGGCAGAAAGGGCTTATGATCTAAATACTGCCGCCCAACTCAAATATGGCAAACTAGAGACTTTACAACAAGACATCGAAGCAAAAGAGGCGAAATTAATCGAAATTCAATCCCAAGACAATGCCATGTTGAGGGAAGATGTCACCGAAGCGGATATAGCAGAAATCGTGGCAGGATGGACTGGAATCCCCCTTAATCGCCTTTTAGAAACCGAAAGACAAAAACTCCTCGAATTAGAATCCCATCTTCATGAAAGAGTGATCGGACAAACCGAGGCGGTATCCATCGTTTCAGCAGCCATTAGACGCGCGAGGGCGGGTATGAAAGACCCCAATCGCCCGATCGGGTCATTTTTGTTCATGGGACCTACAGGGGTCGGAAAAACCGAATTAGCAAGGGCTTTAGCAGGTTTCTTGTTTGACTCTGAAGACGCAATGGTCAGAATTGATATGTCAGAGTACATGGAGAAACACGCAGTTTCCCGTCTCATTGGCGCACCGCCGGGGTATGTAGGCTATGAAGAAGGAGGGCAATTATCGGAGGCAATACGCCGTCGCCCTTATTCAGTGGTATTGTTAGACGAGGTGGAAAAAGCCCATCGGGATGTGTTTAACATTCTTTTACAGGTGTTAGACGATGGTAGAATTACCGACAGTCAGGGGCGTTTAGTGGATTTCCGCAATACGATTATTGTGATGACATCAAATATAGGTAGTGAATACATCCTCAAATTAGCAGGGGATGATAACAACTATGAACCGATGAAAGATAAGGTATTAGTGGCATTAAGAAAGCATTTTCGCCCTGAGTTTCTTAACCGCATTGACGATTTAATTATATTTCATGGCTTGAAGAAAGAGGAGTTAAGGCATATTGTTACTTTACAACTCAAACGCCTTGAGAATCTGTTGAGTGAACAAAGAATTGCCATTGAGTTAACCCCAGAGGCACAGGATTACATTGTAAATGTGGGGTATGATCCTATCTATGGTGCACGCCCTTTAAAACGAGCAATACAGAGGGAATTAGAAAATCCTTTGGCTACGAAAATCTTAGAAATGACTTTTACGGAAGGGGATACGGTGTTAGTTAGTTTTGAGAAAGATCATTTAGTATTTAGTAAGAAAGAGGAGAAAAGTAATGAGTAA
- the hemB gene encoding porphobilinogen synthase, translated as MLYRPRRLRRTEALRSMVQENHLTVNDLIYPIFVMEGENIKQEIPSMPSCYRYSLDLLLKEVQEIYELGIGAISLFPLIEENKKDNEGKESYNPEGLVQRTVKAIKTEIPQITLITDIALDPYSIYGHDGIVKDGEILNDETVEVLVKMALSHAEAGADMVAPSDMMDGRIGAIRQALDKEGWINTGILAYSAKYASAYYGPFRDALESAPQFGDKKTYQMDYANRKEAIKEVALDIKEGADMVMVKPALAYLDIIRRVRDYTNLPVVAYNVSGEYAMIKAASQQGWIDEDKVVLETLISMKRAGADLILTYFAKQVAQGLTQN; from the coding sequence CTGTTATATCGTCCTCGTCGTTTACGTCGCACAGAAGCACTACGATCAATGGTGCAAGAGAATCATCTCACGGTGAATGATTTAATTTATCCTATCTTTGTCATGGAAGGAGAAAACATCAAACAAGAAATCCCCTCCATGCCTAGTTGTTATCGCTATTCCCTTGACTTATTATTAAAGGAAGTACAAGAAATTTATGAATTAGGTATCGGTGCGATCTCACTTTTTCCTTTAATAGAAGAAAATAAAAAGGATAACGAAGGAAAAGAGAGCTATAATCCAGAAGGATTAGTACAACGTACAGTAAAAGCCATTAAAACCGAAATTCCCCAAATAACGTTAATTACCGATATTGCCCTTGATCCTTACTCTATTTATGGTCATGATGGTATCGTTAAAGATGGAGAGATATTGAATGACGAAACCGTAGAAGTATTGGTAAAAATGGCATTATCTCACGCCGAAGCAGGAGCGGATATGGTTGCCCCTTCGGATATGATGGATGGTAGAATTGGAGCAATTAGACAGGCATTAGATAAAGAAGGGTGGATAAATACAGGAATCCTCGCCTACTCAGCAAAATACGCCTCAGCTTATTATGGACCATTTCGGGATGCTTTAGAATCTGCCCCCCAATTTGGAGATAAAAAAACCTATCAAATGGATTATGCTAACAGGAAAGAAGCCATTAAAGAAGTGGCTTTAGACATCAAAGAAGGTGCAGACATGGTAATGGTAAAACCGGCTTTAGCCTATTTAGATATTATTAGACGGGTGCGAGATTATACTAATTTACCCGTAGTTGCCTATAACGTTAGTGGCGAGTATGCCATGATTAAAGCGGCCAGTCAACAAGGTTGGATAGACGAAGATAAAGTTGTGTTAGAAACTCTTATCAGTATGAAAAGGGCAGGTGCGGATTTAATCTTAACCTATTTTGCTAAACAAGTAGCCCAAGGGTTAACTCAAAATTAG
- a CDS encoding DUF6691 family protein → MMKKQSVIALISGLLFGLGLSISQMVDRERVLGFLDVAGKWDATLMFVLGGAVGVTLITFRFILKFKHPLFEQKFYLPSRQDIDLKLILGAVIFGIGWGIGGYCPGPAVTSLVQLSINPIIFIIAFIIGSLGYEKIMGNE, encoded by the coding sequence ATGATGAAAAAACAAAGTGTAATTGCCCTAATTAGTGGATTATTATTCGGTTTAGGATTAAGTATTTCTCAGATGGTTGACAGAGAAAGAGTACTAGGATTTTTAGATGTGGCAGGTAAATGGGATGCAACTTTAATGTTTGTCTTGGGAGGTGCAGTAGGAGTAACTTTGATTACTTTTCGTTTTATTCTCAAATTCAAACACCCTCTTTTTGAGCAAAAATTTTATTTGCCTAGCCGTCAGGATATTGATCTAAAATTAATTTTAGGAGCAGTTATTTTTGGTATTGGTTGGGGTATTGGCGGTTATTGTCCCGGACCTGCTGTTACTTCCTTAGTACAATTGAGTATCAACCCGATTATTTTTATTATTGCTTTTATTATCGGCTCATTAGGATATGAAAAAATTATGGGCAATGAGTAA
- a CDS encoding Fur family transcriptional regulator, protein MLIKLTKNQQKILQILKSINQEITAQELYIKLRESKLKIGLATVYRTLKTLHLKGFVQERNRLNGESLYSLISDNHHHTHHFNCINCGESFLLKQKLCPVDDMFNQWCSSQNFKLYYHTLEFFGICEACQEKEFS, encoded by the coding sequence ATGCTTATTAAACTTACTAAAAATCAACAAAAAATATTGCAAATACTAAAATCTATTAATCAAGAAATTACAGCACAAGAATTATATATAAAATTAAGAGAAAGTAAGTTAAAAATAGGTTTGGCAACGGTTTACAGAACTCTTAAAACTTTACATCTCAAGGGATTTGTTCAAGAAAGAAATCGTTTAAACGGCGAATCTCTATATTCTTTAATTAGTGACAATCACCATCACACACATCATTTTAATTGTATTAATTGTGGAGAGTCTTTTCTTTTAAAGCAGAAACTATGTCCCGTAGATGATATGTTTAATCAGTGGTGTTCTTCTCAAAACTTTAAGTTGTACTATCACACTTTGGAGTTTTTTGGAATTTGTGAAGCCTGTCAGGAAAAAGAATTCTCTTAA
- a CDS encoding alpha/beta fold hydrolase — protein MKIQENKIKVGDFEWFYREILPPQENNKVPVILLHGLFSQSFSWLEIMPSLAEYGYRAIAPDWLGWGFSDIPEKREFGYKPDNFIEALKDFIETLELEKVSLIIQGFLGTIGIQYALKYPEKIDHLVILNAPITTEAKLPWQIAQCGFPLLGDMVTQDPLIVDRTLEKGSGFVISDNNLALYRKPIVTSSAAGRMLVTIVKNLQLKQTTKEIETALKTWEKPCLIIWGNEDPWLEIESVENLVKTNNKLKLTPLPEAKHYPQEHFSEEISPLIINFLGSRK, from the coding sequence GTGAAAATACAAGAAAATAAAATTAAAGTCGGTGATTTTGAATGGTTTTATCGGGAAATATTACCTCCCCAAGAGAATAATAAAGTTCCAGTAATTTTATTACATGGTTTATTCTCTCAAAGTTTTAGTTGGTTGGAAATAATGCCTAGTTTAGCAGAATATGGCTATCGTGCGATCGCACCTGATTGGTTAGGATGGGGATTTTCAGACATCCCAGAAAAAAGAGAATTTGGCTACAAACCAGATAATTTTATTGAGGCTTTAAAAGATTTTATTGAAACGTTAGAATTAGAAAAAGTATCCTTAATTATTCAAGGTTTTCTAGGAACAATTGGCATTCAATACGCTCTTAAATATCCCGAAAAAATAGACCATTTAGTAATATTAAATGCCCCCATTACGACTGAGGCAAAATTACCTTGGCAGATTGCCCAATGCGGATTTCCCCTTTTGGGAGATATGGTAACACAAGATCCCTTAATTGTCGATCGCACCTTAGAAAAAGGTTCAGGATTTGTTATTTCTGATAATAATTTGGCCTTATATAGAAAACCCATTGTTACCTCATCCGCCGCAGGAAGAATGTTAGTAACTATAGTCAAAAATTTACAATTAAAACAAACAACAAAAGAAATAGAAACAGCTTTAAAAACATGGGAAAAACCTTGTTTAATTATTTGGGGAAATGAAGATCCTTGGTTAGAAATTGAGTCTGTAGAAAACTTAGTTAAAACAAATAATAAACTAAAATTAACACCATTACCAGAAGCAAAACACTATCCTCAAGAACATTTTTCCGAAGAAATATCACCTTTGATAATCAATTTTTTAGGTAGTAGAAAATAA
- a CDS encoding TIGR00297 family protein codes for MNIINLILQNPWLLGITINTILLAIALLLPKKLLTVMGYLNAWILGVVVWGCLQWQGYLVVMFYFLVGSGITKVGMAQKMAEGIAEKREGVRSVENVWGSALIAFVCALGYGFTDSGGDFFLIAYVASFATKLSDTCASEIGKAYGKRTFLITTLQPVARGTEGAISLEGTIAGIIASGAIALLGYLTNLINPIGIVICLISAFIATNLESVIGATLQEKIDWLTNEIVNIINTFLGAVIATMLLFLYHVTFT; via the coding sequence ATGAATATCATTAACTTGATTTTGCAAAACCCATGGCTATTGGGGATTACTATTAATACAATATTACTAGCGATCGCACTTTTGCTCCCCAAAAAGTTACTAACAGTTATGGGTTATCTCAATGCTTGGATTTTAGGAGTAGTTGTCTGGGGTTGTCTTCAATGGCAGGGGTATCTTGTCGTTATGTTCTATTTTTTAGTAGGCTCTGGTATTACTAAAGTAGGCATGGCACAGAAAATGGCGGAAGGAATTGCCGAAAAAAGAGAAGGAGTAAGGAGTGTAGAAAATGTATGGGGCAGTGCTTTGATTGCCTTTGTGTGTGCTTTAGGTTATGGTTTCACCGATTCTGGGGGTGATTTTTTTCTCATCGCTTATGTAGCTAGTTTTGCTACTAAGTTATCCGATACCTGCGCGAGTGAAATTGGTAAAGCATACGGTAAACGCACTTTTTTAATTACTACTTTACAGCCAGTGGCTAGAGGCACAGAAGGGGCAATTAGTTTAGAAGGTACGATAGCTGGTATAATTGCTAGTGGTGCGATCGCACTTTTAGGTTATCTTACTAATTTAATCAATCCGATTGGTATTGTTATATGTCTTATCTCAGCTTTCATCGCTACTAACCTAGAAAGCGTTATCGGGGCAACTTTACAGGAAAAAATAGATTGGTTAACCAATGAAATTGTCAATATTATTAATACTTTTCTGGGTGCAGTTATTGCCACTATGTTATTGTTTCTTTATCATGTCACCTTTACCTAA
- a CDS encoding GUN4 N-terminal ARM-like repeat domain-containing protein has protein sequence MNELETLKDKFTKTSDKNKIALIDEIVEKGEENYQFLRDFLLSNPEEISPLKGKIYQVLKHSNNSENETFLNQHFPQGIVQLSSEKNIDYSELQILLIGKKYQEADTLTRVKLCELAGETAIRRKWVYFTEVEKFSETDLLTIDTLWQTYSEGKFGYQIQRQLWLSLGKDYSQLWTKLKWKSGNKWTKYPQEFIWDLSAPIGHLPLSNQLRGVRVMDALLSHPAWQK, from the coding sequence ATGAATGAATTAGAAACCCTTAAAGATAAATTTACTAAAACTTCTGATAAAAATAAAATAGCTTTAATCGATGAGATTGTTGAAAAAGGAGAAGAAAATTACCAATTTTTAAGAGATTTTTTATTATCTAATCCAGAAGAAATATCACCACTAAAAGGAAAAATATATCAAGTATTAAAACATAGTAATAATTCAGAAAATGAGACCTTTTTAAATCAACATTTTCCTCAAGGAATCGTTCAATTATCCTCAGAAAAGAATATTGATTACAGTGAATTACAAATATTATTGATAGGAAAAAAATATCAAGAAGCAGATACTTTAACCAGAGTAAAACTTTGTGAATTAGCTGGAGAAACAGCCATTAGAAGGAAATGGGTATATTTCACAGAAGTAGAAAAATTCTCAGAAACGGATTTGTTAACGATTGATACTCTTTGGCAAACCTACTCTGAAGGCAAATTTGGTTATCAAATTCAACGTCAATTATGGTTATCTTTAGGCAAAGATTATAGTCAACTTTGGACTAAATTAAAATGGAAAAGCGGTAATAAATGGACAAAATATCCTCAAGAATTCATTTGGGATTTATCTGCACCCATCGGGCATTTACCCTTATCCAATCAACTCCGGGGTGTAAGAGTTATGGATGCTTTACTTTCTCATCCTGCATGGCAAAAATAA
- the cysC gene encoding adenylyl-sulfate kinase — protein MEHKGATIWFTGLSGAGKTTISKQVEAKLREQGYKIEVLDGDIVRTNLTKGLGFSKEDRDENIRRIGFVSQLLTRNGVIVIVSAISPYRAIREEVRAKIGNFVEVFVNAPLAVCEDRDVKGLYKKARAGEIKMFTGISDPYEPPTNPEIECRTDLEELDESVNKVLQGLEKLGYLSQPVSA, from the coding sequence ATGGAACATAAGGGTGCAACAATTTGGTTTACTGGTTTGAGTGGTGCGGGTAAAACAACCATTAGTAAACAAGTAGAGGCAAAATTAAGAGAACAAGGTTATAAAATAGAAGTACTTGATGGTGACATTGTACGTACTAATTTAACCAAAGGATTGGGATTCAGTAAAGAAGATAGAGACGAAAATATCCGCCGTATAGGTTTTGTTTCTCAACTATTAACCCGTAATGGTGTAATCGTAATTGTTTCTGCTATTTCTCCCTATCGTGCTATCAGAGAAGAAGTTAGGGCTAAAATAGGTAACTTTGTTGAAGTTTTCGTAAATGCACCTCTTGCCGTCTGTGAAGATAGGGATGTTAAAGGATTGTATAAAAAAGCCCGCGCAGGTGAAATCAAGATGTTTACTGGTATCAGTGACCCTTATGAACCTCCTACTAATCCTGAAATTGAGTGTCGCACAGATCTTGAAGAATTAGACGAAAGCGTTAACAAAGTTTTACAAGGTTTAGAAAAATTAGGTTATCTTTCTCAACCAGTTAGTGCTTAA